From Dioscorea cayenensis subsp. rotundata cultivar TDr96_F1 chromosome 13, TDr96_F1_v2_PseudoChromosome.rev07_lg8_w22 25.fasta, whole genome shotgun sequence, the proteins below share one genomic window:
- the LOC120274829 gene encoding FAD-linked sulfhydryl oxidase ERV1 yields the protein MAGNENPVQAFLHCCTSVARSLHSHLSLFFPSPNEPSSKRSLSQDTKLVLPAVSSLESIQKPVAAPLTKEELGRATWTLLHTIAAQYPDNPTRQQKHDVKELMAILSRIYPCKECADHFKEVLKANPVQAGSQAELSQWLCHVHNVVNRSLGKLVFPCQRVNARWGKLDCKDRACDLEGTSSFGS from the exons ATGGCGGGAAACGAGAACCCCGTCCAAGCCTTCCTCCATTGCTGCACCTCCGTTGCTCGCAGCCTCCATTCCCATCTCTCCCTCTTCTTTCCCTCCCCCAACGAGCCTTCGTCCAAGAGATCTCTATCTCAGGACACCAAGCTCGTCCTTCCCGCTGTTTCCTCCCTCGAATCCATCCAG AAGCCTGTGGCAGCGCCATTGACAAAAGAGGAGCTTGGGAGGGCGACGTGGACACTTCTTCATACTATTGCAGCTCAG tatcCAGACAACCCAACGAGGCAGCAAAAGCATGATGTCAAAGAACTG ATGGCGATACTATCTAGAATATATCCTTGTAAAGAATGTGCAGATCATTTTAAAGAAGTGTTGAA AGCAAATCCTGTGCAAGCCGGATCACAGGCAGAGTTATCTCAGTGGCTGTGTCATGTGCACAATGTTGTGAACAGAAG TCTCGGGAAGCTGGTTTTTCCCTGCCAGAGAGTGAATGCAAGATGGGGCAAGCTTGATTGCAAGGATCGCGCCTGTGATTTGGAAGGCACTTCAAGCTTTGGCAGTTAA